A single window of Triplophysa dalaica isolate WHDGS20190420 chromosome 14, ASM1584641v1, whole genome shotgun sequence DNA harbors:
- the b3gnt2l gene encoding N-acetyllactosaminide beta-1,3-N-acetylglucosaminyltransferase 2, giving the protein MRVKYSKFLIIILASSLCLVIFYSKLKNVGPSPRGLTELLSVTSSTLKKNTTTTTVATTIKKVQGVMPYKLPPLNISENFLKFIPKNGAFWNRKLHALLRQFEAAKNQTFDDPRNRFKCQPESFELLQTNIQDVKSYPSLYRDFLKGMECRDPPIFIDQPGKCVSGNEVEHIFLLFAIKSAPTHFERRQAVRETWGKERAYEKGLQVRTVFLLGRSSMDDPSLDKLLSLEAQEFRDLLIWDFQDSFYNLTLKEHVFFKWMLESCPRVSFVFKGDDDVFANTEAILKHLNSFKPTQELSLYTGQIIFEASPLRDSKIKYYVPQSFYEGPYPPYAGGGGFLFSGNLLPSLYHVSLYIPFFPIDDVYTGMCFKALGITPVKHDGFKTFDIREQDRENVCVHKDLLLVHQRNPQQTMRLWRNMHSSMLTC; this is encoded by the coding sequence ATGAGAGTGAAGTATTCAAAGTTCCTCATAATAATATTAGCCAGCAGTCTGTGCCTTGTTATTTTCTATTCGAAGCTGAAGAATGTGGGGCCCTCTCCAAGAGGTCTGACTGAACTCCTGTCAGTGACATCATCCaccctgaaaaaaaacacaaccacCACCACAGTAGCAACGACCATCAAGAAAGTCCAAGGTGTCATGCCATATAAACTTCCACCTCTGAATATTTCCGAGAATTTCCTGAAGTTCATTCCGAAAAACGGTGCCTTCTGGAACCGTAAACTTCATGCTCTCCTGAGGCAGTTTGAGGCTGCCAAAAATCAAACGTTCGATGACCCGCGTAACCGGTTTAAGTGTCAACCCGAGAGTTTTGAGTTACTGCAAACCAACATTCAGGATGTTAAATCATATCCTTCCCTCTACCGTGATTTTCTTAAAGGCATGGAATGTCGGGATCCGCCCATTTTTATTGATCAGCCTGGAAAGTGTGTGTCGGGGAATGAAGTGGAGCACATTTTCCTCCTCTTTGCTATTAAATCCGCGCCAACGCACTTTGAGAGGCGCCAGGCGGTGCGAGAGACCTGGGGAAAAGAACGCGCGTATGAAAAAGGGCTGCAGGTGCGAACTGTCTTTCTGCTAGGTCGATCGTCTATGGATGATCCCAGTCTTGACAAACTGCTTTCATTGGAAGCTCAAGAGTTTCGAGACCTTCTCATTTGGGATTTTCAAGACTCGTTTTATAACCTGACACTGAAGGAGCATGTGTTCTTCAAATGGATGCTGGAAAGCTGTCCTCGcgtgtcttttgtgtttaaaggtgatgatgatgtttttgcGAACACTGAAGCGATACTGAAACACTTGAATTCTTTTAAACCTACACAGGAGTTGTCTCTGTACACCGGGCAGATCATTTTTGAAGCCTCCCCATTACGTGACTCTAAAATCAAATATTACGTTCCTCAGTCTTTCTACGAAGGCCCGTACCCACCGTATGCTGGGGGTGGTGGCTTTCTTTTCTCTGGAAACCTTCTCCCGTCTCTTTACCATGTTTCCTTATACATACCCTTTTTCCCGATTGATGATGTGTACACGGGAATGTGCTTTAAAGCCCTTGGAATCACTCCAGTGAAACATGATGGTTTTAAGACATTTGATATCCGCGAACAAGACCGAGAGAACGTATGTGTACACAAAGACCTGCTGCTGGTGCACCAACGGAACCCTCAGCAGACGATGAGACTGTGGAGGAATATGCACAGCTCCATGCTGACCTGCTAA
- the napab gene encoding N-ethylmaleimide-sensitive factor attachment protein, alpha b, whose translation MDNSGKAKEAMALMAEAEKKVKSSQSFLGSLFGGSSKMEDACDMYARAANMFKMAKNWSAAGNAFSQAALLHLQMQSKHDGATNYIDAGNAFKKSDPQEAINCLNRAIEIYTDMGRFTIAAKHHVTIAEIYETELVDIDKAIAHYEQAADYYKGEESTSSANKCLLKVATYAAQLEQYPKAIEIYEQVATHAMDSNLLKYSAKDYFFKAALCHFCVDMLNAKLALQKYEEMFPAFSDSRDCKLVKKLLDAFEEQNVDAFTDAVKEYDTISRLDQWLTTMLLRIKKTIQEDESDLR comes from the exons ATGGATAACTCCGGCAAAGCAAAAGAGGCCATGGCTCTCATGGCAGAGGCCGAAAAGAAAGTAAAATCCTCGCAGTCGTTCCTTGGCTCTCTGTTTGG GGGCTCTTCAAAGATGGAGGATGCCTGTGACATGTATGCTAGAGCAGCCAACATGTTCAAGATGGCCAAGAACTGGAGTG ctGCAGGTAATGCTTTCTCTCAGGCGGCTCTCCTGCACCTGCAGATGCAGAGTAAACACGATGGAGCCACAAACTACATAGATGCCGGAAATGcctttaaaaaatctgatcCTCAAG AGGCCATAAACTGCCTGAACAGAGCCATTGAGATATATACAGACATG GGTCGATTCACAATAGCAGCCAAGCATCACGTCACCATCGCTGAGATTTATGAAACAGAGCTTGTTGACATTGACAAG GCAATAGCTCATTATGAACAGGCAGCAGATTATTATAAAGGCGAGGAGTCTACAAG TTCAGCAAACAAGTGTCTGCTCAAAGTTGCAACATACGCCGCTCAGCTGGAGCAGTACCCCAAGGCTATCGAGATATATGAACAG GTTGCAACCCATGCAATGGACAGCAATCTGCTGAAGTACAGTGCAAAGGATTATTTCTTCAAAGCTGCTCTCTGCCACTTCTGTGTGGATATGCTTAATGCTAAG CTCGCATTGCAGAAGTATGAGGAAATGTTTCCAGCCTTTTCAGATTCACGTGATTGCAAACTGGTGAAG aaacttTTAGATGCCTTTGAGGAACAGAATGTAGACGCATTTACAGACGCC GTGAAGGAGTATGACACCATCTCACGACTGGATCAGTGGCTCACTACAATGCTGCTCCGCATCAAGAAAACCATACAGGAAGATGAAAGTGACCTTCGCTAG